GACGAGGTTCTCGACGGCGAAGAAGCGGTGGTTCAGCGCGCCGAAGACCAGGCACAGGACTACCAGGAAGGCCAGCGGGGCGATTCGTGCCAGGGCCTGACGCCAGCCTGCGGCCCGCTCTTGCACTGACGGCGCGACAGTTTTGGGTTCGGGTTCAAGGCGGTCAGACATGGGTCACTCGGTTCCGGTCAGCTTCTGGAGGCTGCTTGAGTTCGTAGCATGATCTGCGGTTTGGCGAGCGGGCTAGGTGGTCGCAAGCTCCATGATGCGCTCCTGCGTGGCCTCGGCGCCGGATAGTTCACCTGTCACGCGGCCTCGAGAGAGGACCACGATGCGATCCGCCAGCGCCAGCAGTTCCGGCAGGTAGGAGGAGATCAGGAGGATCCCGGCCCCCTGCTCGGCGAGGCGGTGAATCAGACGATAGACCTCGGCCTTCGCGGCGACATCAATGCCCTGGGTCGGCTCGTCAAAGATGAAGACACGAGCCCGAGTCATGAGCCACTTTGCGAGGACGACCTTCTGCTGGTTGCCGCCGGAGAGTGACCGTGCCAGGTTCTCAAGGCTCGTGGTGCGCACGTCTACCTCGCGGGCTGCCTCGGCTGCCCTGGTGCGTTCGCGCGACAGGTTGATCAGGCCGGCGTCGAGCATCTGCTGCAGCGAGGCCAGGGTGATGTTGGCACGAATCGGGAGATCGAGCGCCAGACCATCGCGCTTGCGGTCCTCCGTCAGCAGGGCCACTCCGGCCTCAATGGCGTCCCCGGGTGAGTGGATCGACCTCGGCTTGCCCTCGATCAGCACCTGACCGGAGGTGATCGGGTCGGCCCCGAAGAGCGCACGAGCCAGCTCCGTGCGACCTGCCCCCACCAATCCGGCCAGCCCCAGTATCTCGCCTTCATGCACCGTCAGGCTGATGTCCTGCAGCTTGGGCGGCGCCTGAAGGTCGGTGACCTCCAGAAGCACCGCTCCCGGATGTGCCTCGCGTCGCGGGTAGACCTCTTTGATCTCGCGACCGACCATGAAGCGCACCATCTCGGGGATGCTCGTCTCGGAAACCTCGCGGGAGGCCACAAGGCGTCCGTCACGCAGGATGGTGACCCGGTCGCCAATCTGCATGACCTCCTCGAGCCGGTGAGAGATGTAGGCGATGCCGACGCCCTCGGCCTTCAGGGAAGCGATGATGGCGAAGAGCCGCTCCGTCTCTGCCTCAAATAGAGACGCCGTGGGTTCGTCCATCACGAGAAAGCGGGCCTGCTGAGAGAGGGCCTTGGCGATCTCGACCATCTGCTGCTGGGCGATTCCCAGGTCAGCCACGCGGTCGCGGGAGTTCACCCCGCAGGTCAGGCGATCGAGGTACTCCTGTGCCCGGCGATGCAACTCGCGGAAGTCGATCAGGCCACCCCGGGAGGGCTCGCGTCCGAGGAAGACGTTCTCCCCGGCGGTGAGATGCGGAGCGAGGCAGAGCTCCTGGTAGATCATGCCGATTCCGGCCCGTGCAGCAGAGGCCGGGCAGTCAATCCGCACCGGGCGGCCGTCGATGAGTATCTCGCCCGCGTCGGCCGCAATCGCCCCGTTGAGCACCTTCATCAGGGTGGACTTCCCGGCCCCGTTCTCCCCCACCAGCGCATGCACTTCCCCACCACGCAAGTCGAAGTCGACCGCCTGGAGAGCGATGACTCCGGGGAAGGCCTTGGTGATGGAGTGCATTTGCAGCAGAGCGGGCGGCATGGCAGTTCCGGCTTCCTGACTTGCAGACAGTCATGCAGTGCGGCCAGACGCGCCAGGAGGCAGCGTCCAGCCGCTCTGCCGCAAGAAACCTGCGCGGCAACTCAGCGCAGGGAGGTCATGATCAGGAGTGATCCCTCAGCGGTGAAGACCACTCGCGGCGCGCGGTTCGGGCTCTCCGGGTCTCCGAACCAGGTCTTGGTCCCCAGAACCGTGCCGTTGCGTCCCACGGTGAATCTGACCGCACCGTTCGCCGCCATCTTGACTGCCACCTGCCGAATCTCACCGGGCGCGAGACGATTCTGAGGTCCGAAGGTCTCGCCCTCAGTGAAGATATGCACGTTGTCGGTGGACTTGTTCTCCAGGGTCGCGGTGACCGTGACGCCGGAGGTGGTGGCTGGAGCGGCTGCGCCGGTGGTTGGCGTGCTTGGGGTCGGCGGCGCCTGGGCAGCGGTCGCCGGGTTGGCCACGAAGTCCCAGTCGGTTGTCTGCGGGTCCAGGGCAACCTCTGGCGCACCGGGAGTCAGGGCGCAGTGGCAGCGTCCGCTGATTGTGCCGTCGGGCTGAACCGTACCCGTGAAGTCCGCGACGGTCAGGATGCGACCCTTCTCTGCGCCGAGGAGTTCGTAGGTGAGGTCGACGGTCATGTCCAGGCGGGCGCTGAACCGGTTGCCTGCCACGGTTCCCTTCAGGGCGTTGGTGGTCATCTTGGCGGCCCTGAACCCTTCGTCGGCGCGAAGGGCGGCCAGCATGGTCGCCTCGTCCAAGTGGCCGGTGACCGTGCCGTCGCGCTGGACGGTGAAGGTGACGGCCATCTGCTGGGTGTAGTCCTCCAGCGCTTCGTGCAGCTTGGATAGGCTCGGGGTGAGCGCCCGGAAGGTGCCGGTTTTCGCCGGTGTCGGCGTCTGCACCGGTTGCGTCGCGGCGGCTTGTACCTTGACGCTTCCCTGGATCAGCATGAACTTGGTCTGGTGAAGGTCAAAGCGCGCCGTCGGGGCGGTGAACTGCAGCGCCAGCACGCCCTTGCTGCTGAGGTCCTTCGCGAGCAGGAGCCACATCCTCGTCTTGCGTGTTGCGGAGCTGAGCTCGAAGAAGGTGGCCTGCTTGCCCATGATCGAGCTTGTGCCCTGGCTGTCCTGCGTCAGGTCGGGGATGGCGGCCTTCAGCTCGTCGAGGCGTGCCTGGGTCGAGGCGACCCAGCGCAAGGTGACGGAGGCGTCAGGGTTCTTCACGTCGCCGAGATACCAACTGCCGCGGTCGGGCGAGTTGTCCTCGGTCCAGTTGTCGGGAGTCACCAGGGTCACGGTGTCCCAGCCGCGGTTCGCGAGGGTGTTTGAGGAGACAGGCACCGGCCCGGCAACTACCGGTGGCGGCGTAGGCGGAGCAGGCTCCGAGCCCTTGAGGAGGTTGTGCAGGCCGTCCACGGTCCCAAGGTACTTGATCTTCACAGACCCCTGGATCCCGGTCTTGAAGTTGTAGGCGGTCATCCAGTCGTCGGCCTTGAAGTCGCCGACGTACATGTCTCCCTGGGCTATCTGCGTGTCCAGGTCCAGCCACTCCTCAAACTGGCCATTGAGGAAGAGGCCCCAGTAGCCGTCAGTGTAGACCACGTCGATCTGCTGCTCTTTGTACCCGGCGAGCGGGGTTTTGCTCTGGATCACATGCCAGCGCTCTCCCTGTCCCGCCGGATGGCGGAACACGTTCATCTGAAGGAGCCCCCCCGGCGCGACTCTCAGGGCCAGCGCTCCGTCGGCTGCCGGGGCGATCCCTGCCATGTCGAGGATCGCGCCGGGCGTGTCGTAGGTGCAGGAGAGCGAGATGCGCAGGTTGTCTGCCGGGAGCCTGGAGGCTACCACCGATCCGGTCATTGGTGTCGGCAGGCTCACGGCGACTGCGCTACCCGTGGTCGGTGCGAGACTCATCCGGGCACGGGCGGCGTTGTGGAGGTCCTGCACGTGATTCGTCAGGGGCTCGTCGATCATCACGGCCAGGGCCTTCTCGTAGTAGCCGATGGCCTCACGCCGCCGACCGGCCTCCTCGGATTTCTCGCCCTCGGCCTTCTGCATGCGAGCGCCCGCGAGGGCATTGCGAAGGTCCTGGGTATGGACCGCAAGGGCCATGTCCTGCCGGTACGGGTCCAGGGCCAGGGCCTTGTCGTACCAGTTGATGGCCTCCTCGAGGCGCCTAGCCTTTTCGGTAAGCAGCCCCTCGGCACGGAAGTACATGAAGCGCGCGCTCTTCTCGTCCTCGGGCGGCATCTCGTAGGTGCCGTCGAGCATCTTCTTGCCCAGCTCGACCGCACGGGCCGCGTCGCCCCGCATGTAGAGGGTGTCGCGCATGTCGCGGTCGAAAGCGCCAAAGACCGCCCGGTACTGCGCAGACAGCCCGGCCACCTTTTGGCTGAGCTCGTTGCCAAACTGGGTGACCTGTGCAGGACAGGGGATGCCCTGGACGGAGGCCTTGACCTCCGCTGCTAGCTTCTCCGCGCTGACGACCCGCTTGCGATTGACGAGGTCGTCGAGCTCCGGCATGCGACCGTGGGCATCGCCCCAGGACTTCTCCCAGGCAGAAACGTTTGCGAGACCGGTCTTGGCTGCGGCGTTTTCGGGCTCCAGCTCAAGGGTGAACTCATAGGACTTGCGGGCCGCCGCGAAGTCGAGATCGTTTGCGATGGCCCGGGTGGCTACATCGAGCGACCGCCTCGCGACATCGGCGATCACCTGGTTGGCCTTGGCCTGCAGCGCGGGATTGGCCGCTGCGACCTCGCGTGCAACCGTCACCGCCTCGGTGAGGTTGCCGGCAATCGCCAGGTTCGTTGCTTCGGCCAGACGGGTCTCCTGCTGCTGATTCTGGTCTGCACGGGTGGCCTGGGCGACCGCCTCGTCCATCTGCTGCTGCGAGACGGTGACGCTGAAGGTGACCGTGCCCGTGCCGAGGGTAGCGCCCTTCGCATCGGAGACCGTCACGGTGGCGGTACCGGTTCCGAGCTGCGGCCGGCTGACCGAGACCTCCTCGCCGTCGGCGGTCTCGAGCTTCGAACCCTCGTCGGCCGTCCACTTGAAGGTAGCAGGGCCATAGGTCGGCTGAGGCTGCACCCGTGCTCGCAGACGCAGGCGCTGGTTGACCGCGAAGGCACCGGCTTCGTCAACAAGCCCCTGGCCGGGTCGGTAGAGCTTCGCCGGCGGATCGACAGCTCCCGCTAGCTCAGCAGAGACCATCATCGCGCGAGCCTGAGTCTTCGCAGTGGCCTCACCCAGCTCGTCGCCCGTTCCCGGCAGCACTCCGCGCACGGTCACTTCCACGGGACGGGAGTCCCTGGCGATGAGCGTGGCTCCCGTAGTGTCCTCGCTCACGGCTTGAAGGAGCCCGTTGTCTGAGAGTTTCCATTCGAAACGCGCGCCCTCGACGGTCGGTGTGGCCCTGACCGTGGCTTTGATATCCTGGCCCACCCACGGGAACTCGGGTGTGAGGGAAAGGGCAAGCTGCGGCTTGCCGACGTTGATGGTCAGCGGCGCCGAGACTGCGACGACCTGGGGTGTACGCGAGGCAGTAGTGCGACCGGGCACGAGTGGCCCCGGTTTCGTGCCTGAGCTCCCGCCCGGCATCTCCAGGATGGTCGCCTTCACCTGATAGATGCCCGCTTTGGGGCAAACGACCGAGCCATAGGGACCGGTCCCCTCGGCAGGTGTAGCGACGGCTCCGCCATCGACCTCCCAGCGCGTGATGAACTGGCCGACCTGACGGACCCCGGCGATGCGGTAGTCGGCGTAGAGCGCGACCTTGCTCCCAACCGTGAAGGGCGGCGCGGAAGTGATCTGCACCACGACCGAGCGGTCCTGCACGTCGAAGTCGAGGCTCGCCTGGCCCATATCGAAGCGCGCACCCTTGACCGCGCAGGTCAGGGTCTGCTTGCCCGGCTTCGTCGGGCGGAAGGTGACCTTTGCGCCTTCGCCCTCGAACTCGCCGGTCCAGGTGTACTGCAGCGGGTTGTCGTCAGGCTTGTTCCCGGTCACCTGGCACTGGACTTCGATGCCTTCGCCGACGGCCGCCCGAGTCTTCGGTGCGCTGAGCGCCAGACGGACGTTCTTGCGATCCTCCTCGGCCTGCTTGCGCTTCTTGCCGTCGTCGATCTGGGCCTGGGAGATGCTGGCGTTGAAGGTCGCCGGCGCCTCTCCGAGCTTGAAGCCGTTTCCGTCCTCGACGACCACCTTCGCCTGACAGGTTCCGACCTGGCTGCGGGTGACGGTCACTTCCTTGCCCTCGGGCACGGTGACGAAGCTGTTGTCGTCGTTGTCGAAGCTCCAGCGGTACTTCACGGGCTCCTTGAAGGGCGCGGGGTCGACGCTCGCGGTCAGCACAACCTCCTGATGGACGGCGATGGCCGTGGTCTCCTCAACGAGGCCGACGCCGGGCTTCCAGA
This genomic stretch from Armatimonadia bacterium harbors:
- a CDS encoding sugar ABC transporter ATP-binding protein; its protein translation is MPPALLQMHSITKAFPGVIALQAVDFDLRGGEVHALVGENGAGKSTLMKVLNGAIAADAGEILIDGRPVRIDCPASAARAGIGMIYQELCLAPHLTAGENVFLGREPSRGGLIDFRELHRRAQEYLDRLTCGVNSRDRVADLGIAQQQMVEIAKALSQQARFLVMDEPTASLFEAETERLFAIIASLKAEGVGIAYISHRLEEVMQIGDRVTILRDGRLVASREVSETSIPEMVRFMVGREIKEVYPRREAHPGAVLLEVTDLQAPPKLQDISLTVHEGEILGLAGLVGAGRTELARALFGADPITSGQVLIEGKPRSIHSPGDAIEAGVALLTEDRKRDGLALDLPIRANITLASLQQMLDAGLINLSRERTRAAEAAREVDVRTTSLENLARSLSGGNQQKVVLAKWLMTRARVFIFDEPTQGIDVAAKAEVYRLIHRLAEQGAGILLISSYLPELLALADRIVVLSRGRVTGELSGAEATQERIMELATT
- a CDS encoding PKD domain-containing protein; translation: YDTYIKSYQKIEQTRKAVLTDLWALPFGIDVGKGQDDPLKLYLMGKPDRSAPLLLADYKLDTEVAARSLDAHTQRARKASNDLSQALGRAVDPAQDRDHLKFLGQLAFEMEHLADAAKDRAAGELSPADLDALTSRGKQYNAYLALIGATPSIKGDDKTEVDKPLELTAQLEPQESLRQFLPPVTLNWTVDGRADLTTTGDKFVLNVPVANTYTVHLQPSADIGGQLVQGRAVTHKVTIGAGSGPLKFEIAGPDGGKVEEKLTFTARVTAGDLKTVENPTWRWLVYGLLAEPTQGQSFDVTFREKGDYTVRLELWTRKANGAETQVAFQTRPINIKDLDRAVVIDCPNEVVETEVFTTTAKLSADLAGRALTYDWGWDIVGTPKDAVSVKQQFLVYERRTEMKTEERTITVTAQDAATKKTAGTGQKKVTVYPAKLGGTAPGIWEGGPHPRGIDLKRKEAKAAGTWEGKTVEAANVYANAWAHWGRDSLFLSPEKPEDIPALMEKERGERKDWTIEPVAFDGFTGALILKPLYYSPGGWSFDAGYRGAGVSTSGYGVVMKGRQIISVGFSVGGGGWFDNSQRPFMELQATQAQHEALAFLKSLKVTRTGEMIRTPYQGPALDGSDMPIVKVIPEKIKARVGEIVTLKAVVENLRDDDKPLQYQWSEGADGKQDTAFFQPTKAGAHTVSCTVTGARFGLGTGTAQIEAEDLKVVVERVPAAEDNKVVVGQPIALKAVLTSAGQPYAGDFVYRWESRDLDFATQDSPTTETSVTLKKPGNNPIWVCVLYKKADGELGTLVESDRLDLQAVQPGLQVVFEPEKPFIGQETRARVVVTPEIPDKDLDVRWEFTGPVQELGESPNSRERTFLPKTDKPITYTARARVPGTGEDLGTAEGTVTAQPFKVTTGQRVVGPPALVWKPGVGLVEETTAIAVHQEVVLTASVDPAPFKEPVKYRWSFDNDDNSFVTVPEGKEVTVTRSQVGTCQAKVVVEDGNGFKLGEAPATFNASISQAQIDDGKKRKQAEEDRKNVRLALSAPKTRAAVGEGIEVQCQVTGNKPDDNPLQYTWTGEFEGEGAKVTFRPTKPGKQTLTCAVKGARFDMGQASLDFDVQDRSVVVQITSAPPFTVGSKVALYADYRIAGVRQVGQFITRWEVDGGAVATPAEGTGPYGSVVCPKAGIYQVKATILEMPGGSSGTKPGPLVPGRTTASRTPQVVAVSAPLTINVGKPQLALSLTPEFPWVGQDIKATVRATPTVEGARFEWKLSDNGLLQAVSEDTTGATLIARDSRPVEVTVRGVLPGTGDELGEATAKTQARAMMVSAELAGAVDPPAKLYRPGQGLVDEAGAFAVNQRLRLRARVQPQPTYGPATFKWTADEGSKLETADGEEVSVSRPQLGTGTATVTVSDAKGATLGTGTVTFSVTVSQQQMDEAVAQATRADQNQQQETRLAEATNLAIAGNLTEAVTVAREVAAANPALQAKANQVIADVARRSLDVATRAIANDLDFAAARKSYEFTLELEPENAAAKTGLANVSAWEKSWGDAHGRMPELDDLVNRKRVVSAEKLAAEVKASVQGIPCPAQVTQFGNELSQKVAGLSAQYRAVFGAFDRDMRDTLYMRGDAARAVELGKKMLDGTYEMPPEDEKSARFMYFRAEGLLTEKARRLEEAINWYDKALALDPYRQDMALAVHTQDLRNALAGARMQKAEGEKSEEAGRRREAIGYYEKALAVMIDEPLTNHVQDLHNAARARMSLAPTTGSAVAVSLPTPMTGSVVASRLPADNLRISLSCTYDTPGAILDMAGIAPAADGALALRVAPGGLLQMNVFRHPAGQGERWHVIQSKTPLAGYKEQQIDVVYTDGYWGLFLNGQFEEWLDLDTQIAQGDMYVGDFKADDWMTAYNFKTGIQGSVKIKYLGTVDGLHNLLKGSEPAPPTPPPVVAGPVPVSSNTLANRGWDTVTLVTPDNWTEDNSPDRGSWYLGDVKNPDASVTLRWVASTQARLDELKAAIPDLTQDSQGTSSIMGKQATFFELSSATRKTRMWLLLAKDLSSKGVLALQFTAPTARFDLHQTKFMLIQGSVKVQAAATQPVQTPTPAKTGTFRALTPSLSKLHEALEDYTQQMAVTFTVQRDGTVTGHLDEATMLAALRADEGFRAAKMTTNALKGTVAGNRFSARLDMTVDLTYELLGAEKGRILTVADFTGTVQPDGTISGRCHCALTPGAPEVALDPQTTDWDFVANPATAAQAPPTPSTPTTGAAAPATTSGVTVTATLENKSTDNVHIFTEGETFGPQNRLAPGEIRQVAVKMAANGAVRFTVGRNGTVLGTKTWFGDPESPNRAPRVVFTAEGSLLIMTSLR